Proteins from a single region of Nerophis ophidion isolate RoL-2023_Sa linkage group LG10, RoL_Noph_v1.0, whole genome shotgun sequence:
- the LOC133560250 gene encoding doublesex- and mab-3-related transcription factor A1-like: MDASTRPLSLTGLHVTPSLLHPPPHPPAHLFLRAPALERGYPRTPKCARCRNHGVVSALKGHKRFCRWRDCVCAKCTLIAERQRVMAAQVALRRQQAQEESEAREIRLLYPAGRAPTTGVPGQHVGSPLGPEMHTPRSQSFDFDVFRTESSKVDDNLSKYAYNAFIGHPLLAPPMSKPQPPRKDNSMTDQRTESPASVSSDGDSGSESEKPKDYYLASRDHELHPQESSEILAKLFPHQKRDMLETTVRSCKDDIVKSIELVLTAKDSNTTPKPPSQESVFSPISMSPLVGDYNLSPRLGVNPLRFAYSTAANTSMAGFMSPYVTSGLMPMFPLRPPSLDAYSFPGVIRDLAYLPTKELLCNASLYKHLANNK, encoded by the exons ATGGACGCCAGCACCAGACCTCTCAGCTTGACCGGCTTACATGTGACCCCTTCCCTGCTGCACCCTCCTCCTCATCCACCAGCACACCTCTTCCTCCGGGCTCCTGCGTTGGAGCGAGGATACCCGCGGACTCCCAAGTGTGCCCGGTGCCGCAACCACGGCGTGGTGTCGGCCCTAAAGGGCCACAAACGTTTTTGTCGCTGGAGGGACTGCGTGTGTGCCAAGTGTACCCTCATAGCCGAGAGGCAGCGGGTGATGGCGGCGCAGGTGGCCCTCAGAAGGCAGCAGGCGCAGGAAGAGAGTGAGGCCAGGGAGATTCGGCTTTTGTACCCTGCAGGGCGGGCGCCGACCACTGGGGTGCCAGGGCAGCATGTGGGGTCACCATTGGGGCCCGAGATGCATACACCAAGGAGTCAGTCATTTGATTTTGACGTTTTCAGAACAGAGTCCTCCAAAGTTG aTGACAACCTGAGCAAGTACGCTTATAACGCTTTCATAGGCCACCCCCTCTTGGCTCCGCCCATGTCAAAGCCTCAGCCCCCACGCAAGGACAATTCGATGACGGACCAGCGCACAGAAAGCCCTGCTTCTGTGTCCTCCGACGGGGATTCGGGTAGCGAGTCGGAAAAACCTAAGGACTACTACCTGGCGAGCCGAGATCACGAACTCCATCCTCAGGAATCATCTGAAATTTTAGCCAAGCTCTTTCCCCATCAAAAACGCGACATGCTTGAGACTACTGTGAGATCATGCAAAGACGACATTGTGAAGTCCATCGAGCTGGTGCTAACCGCCAAAGATAGCAATACAACGCCAAAGCCTCCGTCGCAGGAATCCGTTTTCTCGCCAATCAGCATGTCGCCCTTAGTCGGAGATTACAACTTAAGCCCTCGCCTTGGAGTCAACCCCTTACGATTTGCCTATTCCACCGCGGCAAACACTAGCATGGCTGGTTTCATGTCGCCGTACGTGACATCCGGACTCATGCCCATGTTTCCGCTGCGTCCTCCATCCTTGGACGCATACTCCTTCCCTGGCGTGATCCGAGACCTTGCTTACCTTCCAACTAAAGAGTTGCTGTGCAACGCGAGTCTGTACAAACATCTGGCCAATAACAAATGA
- the LOC133560836 gene encoding uncharacterized protein LOC133560836: MQPNKATPGASGMQAKLRPPPALFDEGPASSPAAPSVSGSSDVSYVPGGSSTSDPCESDGLPDPTRTPKMREEGCHKEPKYIIFESWLQSLVKWCHYPACGSQDISPSWDSNGTQLIMTIQCASCDQRSRWSSQPNIGPYAAGNILLSAGILFAGTSSGKVLQVLNSIGVVRYVKRTFFNHQELILQPAIKKVWEEQQRTHLTMLQVEGQPLVLGGDGQADSPGHSAKFGTYTTMELEANVVLDLQVVQSNECHGSYHVEMEGLKRMVEVLISWDLDVEVLVTDRHRQIAKSIHKNMPNTWHCYDIWHVAKSSTPPREGGLLVAKWKSVERHIQDIHKDHGDLFPICAHGQLHGRRLQKKWLKPSSRSAVKLEEVVNNKSLLKDIAMLSGYPDDLIREVVAGCRQTLDERTPVAVTVDVPPFLCDELEKPDKEEAIAKPRSRFAKR; this comes from the exons ATGCAGCCCAACAAAGCAACTCCAGGTGCGTCTGGAATGCAGGCCAAGCTACGACCACCTCCTGCATTGTTTGATGAAGGACCAGCATCAAGTCCCGCTGCGCCTTCTGTTAGTGGTTCTTCCGATGTCAGCTATGTGCCAGGTGGGTCATCGACATCGGATCCGTGTGAATCTGACGGGTTGCCAGATCCCACACGTACTCCCAAGATGCGGGAAGAGGGCTGCCACAAGGAACCGAAGTACATCATCTTTGAGTCGTGGCTTCAGAGTCTCGTCAAGTGGTGTCACTATCCAGCCTGTGGCAGCCAGGACATAAGCCCTTCTTGGGATTCGAACGGTACACAGCTGATCATGACTATACAATGCGCATCATGTGACCAGAGGAGTAGGTGGAGCAGCCAGCCAAACATTGGCCCTTATGCCGCGGGCAACATCCTGCTATCTGCTGGCATCCTCTTCGCTGGCACATCTTCTGGCAAGGTGTTGCAAGTGCTGAACAGCATCGGAGTGGTCAGGTATGTGAagagaacatttttcaaccaccAGGAGCTCATCCTGCAGCCAGCCATTAAAAAGGTGTGGGAGGAACAGCAACGGACGCACCTCACCATGCTGCAGGTGGAAGGCCAACCCCTCGTCCTTGGTGGTGATGGGCAAGCAGACAGTCCGGGACACAGCGCCAAGTTCGGTACCTACACCACAATGGAGCTTGAGGCCAATGTGGTtctcgaccttcaggttgtacag AGCAACGAATGTCATGGCAGCTACCATGTGGAGATGGAAGGACTGAAGAGGATGGTGGAGGTGCTGATCAGCTGGGACCTGGATGTCGAGGTGCTGGTgacagacagacacagacagaTCGCTAAATCGATTCACAAAAACATGCCCAATACATGGCACTGCTATGACATCTGGCATGTTGCAAAAT CGTCTACACCGCCAAGAGAGGGGGGACTTCTGGTTGCCAAGTGGAAGTCTGTGGAGCGACATATTCAGGACATCCACAAGGACCACGGCGACCTCTTCCCAATTTGTGCTCATGGACAACTGCACGGTAGAAGGCTGCAAAAGAAATGGCTCAAACCAA GTTCACGCTCAGCAGTGAAACTGGAGGAGGTGGTCAACAACAAGTCCCTGCTGAAAGATATCGCCATGCTGTCGG GCTACCCAGATGACTTGATTAGGGAGGTTGTTGCTGGCTGCAGACAGACCCTTGACGAGAGAACACCAGTTGCCGTCACCGTGGATGTGCCTCCCTTCCTCTGCGATGAACTGGAGAAGCCAGACAAGGAGGAAGCCATCGCTAAGCCCAGGAGTCGCTTCGCTAAGCGTTAA